In Phaseolus vulgaris cultivar G19833 chromosome 7, P. vulgaris v2.0, whole genome shotgun sequence, the genomic stretch TTCCATATTGTTTAGAATTCGAGGTCAAAACACTTCATATACATATTCTTTTTTTATGTGCTTGGATTCAGAAGAAGATTTGTGAGGAGAGAAGGAagtgaatttgtgaggattAGAGAATATGTGTGATGTTGCTTGGATTGAGGGATGATAGAATGAATTTGTGATGatgatttattaaaatatgtgaATGATGTGATCGTTGTTagagaatttaaaaattattttaaaggtgtaaaatgtaagtttataaacttatttttgttattaaaaaatatttgaataatgaattatgatatatttttttatgtttgagttaaataaatttttctaatatataatattaataattatttgtactttttaataaaaattagaaaatataatagaaaataattttgtgttaagttgaaataaatttattaaatatattaaaatttatgaaaaaaatatttattattatatacctttgttattttatatatatgttttgttgatattataattttattttattattttcattatttataattatatgttgttattaatagtataattaaatatttttgaaattgttaaataaatttatctaatatttgattttgtatattatatctataattatgttttgaaaatgCATGCACAAAGGTATTTGATTAAAATACCAGTGTTACTCTCTTTATTTGtgtgaagaataaaaaaatgttctCACCCTCCCCCATATCCTCTCTCATACTCTCAAAGCCACTGAAATAAACACAATAAGCACTCACTAGTCCCTCTCTACTCATTGCAAATACATAAAAACAAACCAGAGTTAATAATTCGATGtgtcttttaaggacaaaaccgtgatGAAACTCTCAATTACAAAATGAACAATACCTCAAATGTTGTAATTGACCTTAACATGTTATCTTTATGAATTTGAGATTAAAACATATCACATTTTACACTTCTGAAATCAACTCACTATTAGGTTCTTCCTTTTGGTAAATAAATTGAAAGTTATGTTTTGAGGTAATAGGAAATGATGTATGGGATTATAGATTTGATGATCTTTGACAATTGGCATGATTAAATGTTTTGTCAGTTTGGGGATGAATTAGGAGTTTGATGATATCCTTGTGGCCCAAAATGTGGAGTCTTTGTGTGATTTGTGTGGTCCAGCTACATGCAATAACAAGTATAGAAGATCTACCAGGATCTCTTTCCAAAACAGATATTCCTTCTATTTTAGTTACACTATCTACATCTATTCCAATACCAATTCTACACTACTTTTACAATTCGAATACATGCCTAATCTATTTCACTAAGTATATAACTGATgttgaattataaaaatatatagatatTATCTACAAATTTTATGTTAGTTATAATCATAATCAAAGATATAATAGGTGTAgaaatcaacttttttttttatatcttgtctatttttaaagcatttttaaattgtcaaataaaaaaaaggcaATGTCATgctaagaaaaatataatttaaattttgaaacaatCACAAATAAGCATATGAAGAAGAACGTTAGACACACATGTGTGTTTTATAGACACATTGtcaaaaattcttttaaaaacttGTTTCTGTAAAGTTCTTTTTCTTTAAGTCAGATGaagatttttataatatttaatctgACAAGATAAgggattaaaaaaatttaccaAAACATTTGTATAGTGTATTACTTTTTTATCTCGTTTGTTACCTTAAAGTCGTCATGTGATCAATGtctaaaaaaaagtattttcttCACAACAACACTTCCAAGTCGTCTTGTGACCACTCCTTACCTATAAGGAGTCGTTGTCGTAACTGTCAACTCCAAGTCTTGCTGCCATTTTGAAGAAGTTGTCGTCTACATTATCCTCCTCTCACTACTTTTAAGTGgtcataatatttaatttttttaactatttttaaattaggaaaatatcaaaataatatagtatgataatttaattatttgattaatactTTTATAAGTTTATTTAGCAAGTAAAATGTATTTGTTATAATTAGTTTAAGCCATTTTCAATTAGAAGTTGAAGAACACATATAGtaaaacaactttaaaataaatagtCACACACTACATTACATTCTTGAATACAATTGTGTTATATACAACTTTATAAGTAAATTTGTCTCACTTTCTAcatcaattaaaatttaatataaaaaatctcTCACTTTTTAACATAATCTTATATCTTTattcaatatatttaaaattaacatatatgcaaaaaaaaaaaacaatagtaatcatgatttaatttaaaaaatatttcttaatatcAAAATGgtgatatcataaaaaaaatggaaatactAAAGTCCAAGTAGAAGTTGTCATTATGATTGTGGTGTCTCTTATTACAAAGTTGATGACAAACTTCACATCACACTCTAACTTTGCTTCCAGATCTTATGTCTCTACTAAACACGTTCTATTTAGGGtccaaatattttcaaaatcataacCTTAGAATCCATTTTAGAGTGAATCATGGTTTTCTTCAAGAAaagtcaattaaaaaaaatgaaaggcaAAAAGGAAAAGGCAtagaaaagtaataaaaaatgattattttagtAGTTTggtatgcatatatatatatatatatatatatatatatatatatatataaaattacaataattttgtttgtttgattgaaaaaaaaaagtgaaataaaacaaaatgtatataaaataataaaaatatcacaattaaaaaataagagtAACTTACGATTTAAATGCAATAAGACATTTTATTCATGATTTGAGGAAAATAAAGGATAGAAAGATGATGACTCGCAATTAAACACATGAACTTAACATATCAtatatttgttaattatttCCTTTGTTaaataagagaaaaagacaaaTAGGTaagaaataaagtaaaaataaatggTATAAGTTGAGAATAAGataaatgagaagaaaaatatctattttttcaataaatatgcATCGAGTAagaaattgttttcttttctttgatgctattaatcaatgaattcttttttttcttttatcatctTTCACTTGTCACAAACATAGTTAGTTTGGAAGGAAGAGAAATATAAACATTActtttatatttaagaaaaatagaaaaataaaatagaaaagtgATGAtgaatcactacaaaaaaataatgatgGTAGAGTCCCCAAAAGAGTGACGCAAATAGTAAAAGAGAGACACTACATGGGGCTAGCGTGAGTTTAGCGTCCCAATAAAAATGGAAGTTAATCTTTTGATGGCTATGCATTAGAAATAACTTCCAATGGGACACAAATTTACAAGATAGCGTTGGCTAagcttacataaaaaaaaatattatttaactataacATAGGTTCGAGACACTAAAATggatataaattaaataattattaaaaagtggaccttaagtctaactcaacctcataaaactagcttataaggtgaggtttgcacccacttatatattatgaaatgttctaATTCTAATCGatatgagatctccaacacactcccctcacgccgagactaccaactcgtgcgtgaaactatatattatggataGTCTGATAATGGAACGATAAAAGGTGGCTtaataagcccaacaaacaatcGCAAGGATAGACTCAAAATGATTTTGATACtatattaagaaatgaactttaagtctaattcaacctcataaaatcaacttataaggtgaagtttgcacccacttatatactatgaaatgtcataatctctagtcgatgtaggatctccaacaataattaaacttagcGTCGCTTTTGGGAACACTACGTGGGAAAGCAAATGTGAGTAAATTGTCGTCATTGGAGACACTACTTGGGAAACAAATATTAGTGTCGCCTAAACATACgctaaatgtaataaaatattaacttgcaTCCATTTTGTGTCCCTATCCTCGATGAGTATCATTTTGCAACTTATTTTGTGATTGCATCTAATTTGTGTCCTCATTCTAAatgctaacttattattattattttaataattttcagtGTGAGTTAAATGTCTCCATTATAGACACaatatttgacatttatttttgtgtccaACTTGAGTAGACTTCACCCTTGCTAGTGGTTTCTTTTTAATAGCTCCCATTTTTTGTTGATAGCTAAAATGAATTTTTCTTGgagtgaataaaaaaataacaaaatatattttgaataaaaagaTGAAAATGATATCATTTAAAAGAATGAATTTGGATAAAGTGTTTGTGGGGtctttgtttttgtatttttcataAGTAGCCATTGTTTTTGGTTGATAAGGTAAGGTAGCCATTGAAGGCCATACAAATTGTTTTTGTGTACGTAATAGTTGCCAGAGTTGTACGTGACACAACAAATCTTGTcaattatatatgaaaaaatgttATATGTCTATGCCAAATTTAAGATGCACTCACAAAGgaaataaaaactttaaaaaaaaagtatatatattcaCGGGAATATCATATTTTTCGTCTATAAATTCTTTGAATgtaaacaattaaatttaacttttatactTAATCATCTTATAAATCAATTTGTAAAAATAGATTTGGATTCTAATTATATTatacatttaataatatttctaaTCAAAATAATATCTTTCAATAGGTTTAGATGAAGACTATTTGTCATATCTTTCTTAAcatttaaaagatataaaaaaagtaaaaacttacgaataattttatcatttattcttattttttattcttaatacaTTTAATACTCTTTCTATGTATGCATATTTGGGAGTAGATATAGATAAGAGGGGAGAAATAAATCAAATAcatttttaacattaatttaaGTGAAATATTTTGCTCATTATACTTAAGATTAAGTTTTCTCACCTCTCGTATTGCTACCTGTATGTacggtaaaaaaaattatttgtaatttagcttaaaaatattttatttatactttaaaatgaaaatataatttggTCCAAATTTGTGGAGCttgatatatatttatttgcAGAATGTGATGTTTAGGGTGTGcacaatacaataaaataattgaatagaaaataattttagataaaaaaaataattagttgttataatgactaaattagagactattttaaagactaaaataatttttggtttctaaattggtttctattattgttaaataatttctaaattggtatttaattagttaccaatgttttaactaccaattatttagattctaaatttggtagcaaaaattttgatatctaattagataccaatttaaaaactatttaacaataataaaaactaatttagaaataaaaaattattttagtattaaaatggtttttaaaattagtttctatagaAAGGATTTTTTGTAGTGGGAATGTATAATTTAATGTAGTTTTGGGAGGAGACAATTTGAATGGAAATAAGTAAGAATGACAAATTAACatgtttttctctttgagtattagtgtttatttttaataaaaaataaaaataactagaGGAAGTAAAAATTAGATGTAAGAATGATGATTGAAAATGatatagttaaaaaaaacatgtaaaagaTCACTGAAATATCATGATAAACAGATAGACCATATTGCAATGGACgtgatttaatttaaaaatataatatatttattatataaatttaattttaaaaaataaaataatttaagataataaccaaaaatatgtataatatatatgaaaatttattattatataattttggaataataactaaaaaaaattcaaccaaAGTAATACATATCACCGTAATTTTattgtttgaaaaaaatgtgtgtttatTATTTAGTATGTTTATTTCTGAAATGATTATGTTCAATTTGATTTTTAGGatttatcattaaaaataaaaataaagtaacatAATTTTATAACTTCTCGATCTTAACATAGAGACCACTtgtatttaaaaatgatttaataaacaaaacatttacatataaaaaattaaatattatattatatctaTAATATGATATAGATGCATTAACAATTCAATAAAAATCTTAGTATATGATGTAGAAGAGTCAATTTATGTGTTTTTTGGTCCAATTTCATTCCCATCTCAAAGCATctgaaattaattttcttttgacATTAGGATATCTCTCCATGTGCTTTGCAAGATGGGAATATACAACATGTTTCTCTTTCTCAATGTCAATATTTATTGGGCCTATGTTGGAGGACAAAAGCCCATGAACATGTCTTGTGATGTTCATGAGTTTGACCTAAAAATAAACCATATTATAAGGGAGAGAAAGAGCTTTGACATTATTAATTAAACATAAATCTTGTATTCAATATTAATCAACTATGAATTAATATTCCTTACAactaaaatacaataataaacaaTTGCATTGACCAAAAAAGAACCAAACAAGCCTCATCATCCTTTCTACAAAATAGccaaattattttcaaatagtGGATTTGCTTAAGGAGAGGGCTAATTTTTttactatcttttttttttcctaaacaAGAGAAAGGGACAAATCTTATTTGTGGGAGATCACACACTTACAATTCAAATCCCACAACTATGCATTGAGTTtctaaagtttaaaataaattcgGTTTTGGTGTCTCAAACTATTCtacctattatttttttttaaattatactctCTATACATTAACATGGTTTTTTGTGTGTGTAgaatttgaaaaaccaaaaccGAATTCACACTGAACTTTAGTAACCAAAAACATGATTAAACTGGTATTGGGACTCTGCTATTGTGTAAGTTATGGCCATGGTGATCTCTTAATGTTTTGGATTgatgagaaagaaagaaaagaatctGAAAATGATTGTGATGAAAGTGAGTGTCTTGATTAGAAGTGTGATATGCACCTCCTGTGGCGTGCAGCCACAGTTTTTCTGTTCTGTTTGTTTTCCTCTTTCCAACTCTTGGCAATGTCATGAGCCACATTGATTGCATCCAAAGAAGCACCAGAAAGACCTCTCCTTGTGAATCCAACTGCATAAAGACCACCTTTGCCTTTCCACCCATTTGGAAAAGGGTTTCTTGGAATCCCATCATTGGAGAAAAACTCATTTTCCTGATCACATATAACATTGCATTTTAATTAACTTATCCAAACTCATTCAACTCACTGCATTATTACTATCATCATCATCTACATTTAAATTGTTTGTCCCTAGAACACAAACATGATAATGTCTACAAATGTACTATATTGATGCCTGTAAATTTGGAGCATTTTCAGAGTacattgaaatttattttcccAACACACAGACACACACCTTCCCTGGTCTTTCAATAGGGCCAGAAGGCTCTGTGGGGGGCTCAGTCACAAAGggtacaaaacaaaaaaaagtttgCATAGAATGGTTTTACACTTGTATCTATTTACAAATGATTATATACTGTTATTTATagaaattacttttaaaataataatataaaactgTTTTACACTCTAATACAAGATAACAACTAAAAAGGAAAGCACAGTGAATAGTAGAAGAAACATGTGTTATACttgaataaagaaaagaaaaagaaaaaccagcTGCCAAAACTAACAATCTAACATGGTTTTGGTTTTATTGAGAAAGAGGGAGAAAATAACCCAATCTACTTCCATAACTGTCAGCAAGAATCCAATGCAAGAgaaagtatataaaaaaatgtgtcaATAAATATGAGTTGTATAAAGAAGTACTAACCTTCAACCATGATGGTACATTGCTGTGATAACCAGTGGCAAGAACCACAGAATCAATCTGAAGAACTTGGCCATCAACAAGTTCCACTTTCCCTGGCAAGAACCTTCTGATTCCAGGAACCACTTTGATTTTGCCAGATCTAATTTTCTCAAGGGCCCCAATGTCCAGCACAGGGGTCTTCCCTGCAGTGTGCTTGAATTCCAAAGGACCCACTGAAGGCCTTTTGAGACCATACTTTTCAACATTCCCCAAAGTCAAACGTGCCAGAATCAGCAATATCTTATCAACCATCCAAAGAGGTAGCCTCTTCATCAACATCACAGCAACTTCAAAAGTAGATTTCCCAAAAACCTCTCTTGGTAAAACATGAACCTGCTCATGAAAAGAACATAAAAATATCAGACAAAATATCAAAAAGTTGTTTTCTAACTAAAATTAGACTTTCACTTCAAGAGCATGTAACAAAAGTTTCTATTAAAGgttaacataaattattaaagtgaaaCTTCAATTCTGAATGAGAAACAATTACTTAAAACATACATTGAATGAACTACTGTATCTAAGTTATGTTCTATAAAAAtgctaagagttttttttaGAACTTACTGAGCTTCTAACCACCATCGATGGTTTTGCATTGTGGTTACATAGATCAAGTGAGACTTCCATTCCTGAATTTCCACAGCCAACAACAAGCACTTTCTGTCCACCAAAACCCTCCCCTGATTTATATTCACAAGCATGCGTGACATGGCCACCAAACTCTCCCAACCCTTCAAACTCAGGCACCACTTTCTCTGAGTTTTCACCAGTGGCAACCACAAGCCACCTGCAAATGTACTCAACCTCACACTCAGCACCAAAGGAGGGCCCTTTCCTCCTGATGGTCTTGACCCTCCACAGGCCAAAGGTCTCATCATACTTTGCAGACTGCACTGTTTCATTGAACTGTGGGGCTATGTTGAAGTGCTTGGCATATAACTCAAGGTAGCTAATGAACTGAAACTTTGTGGGGTACTCAGGGAAGTCCTCAGGGAAAGGGAAGTTTGGAAGCTGGCAGAACTGT encodes the following:
- the LOC137830432 gene encoding probable indole-3-pyruvate monooxygenase YUCCA3, which gives rise to MHDICLNMPPMVQNFDPEDLFSRRCIWVNGPVIVGAGPSGLAVAAGLKDQGVPFIILERANCIASLWQNRTYDRLKLHLPKQFCQLPNFPFPEDFPEYPTKFQFISYLELYAKHFNIAPQFNETVQSAKYDETFGLWRVKTIRRKGPSFGAECEVEYICRWLVVATGENSEKVVPEFEGLGEFGGHVTHACEYKSGEGFGGQKVLVVGCGNSGMEVSLDLCNHNAKPSMVVRSSVHVLPREVFGKSTFEVAVMLMKRLPLWMVDKILLILARLTLGNVEKYGLKRPSVGPLEFKHTAGKTPVLDIGALEKIRSGKIKVVPGIRRFLPGKVELVDGQVLQIDSVVLATGYHSNVPSWLKENEFFSNDGIPRNPFPNGWKGKGGLYAVGFTRRGLSGASLDAINVAHDIAKSWKEENKQNRKTVAARHRRCISHF